The genomic region GATCGTGCCCGCCCCTATCCCGCCGCGCTCCACCTCCAGCGGCGGCGGGTAATAGCGCAGCGGCAGAATGCGGGGATGGCCGTTGCGGTAATCGGCAATCAGGGAGTAGACGATCCGGGCGGGGGCCCCTATCCGGGCCGAGCTCGATACCTGCACGACCGGCATAAAACCACCCCCGCCCTGCCTTACGCTTTCTATCAGGCGAGCCTTGCGCCGCGAGATCAGCTTCGCGATTCCGCCAGGCGCCGGCTCACTCCGGCATCACCTGCTGCACCCGCTTCGGCTCTTCCCCCAGCCAGTCGGGATTGTCGGCGGTGGCGTCGAAGATCGAGGTGGTCTTGAACATCTCGAATTCGCCCCGCGAGGCGGCACGGGCCGTCCTGGAAAGCAGGGATTTCACCTTGGCCGGCCCCATCTTCCGGAAGGTATGCATTGCTTCGAACGCCTGATCGAGGATCTCCAGGCTGTCCACCCCGGTGATGACCACCGAGGTCGGCAGGTTCAAGGCGTAATGCAGGCATTCGATCGGGGTGGCTACCTTGGCCTTGAGAATCACGCCGTTCCCCATGCTCTTCATCCCAAGCACGCCGATTTTCTGGCGAACCAGCTTCGGCAGGACCAGCTTCTCGAAGCTGCGGTAATGGGCGTCCATGACATTCAGCGGCATCTGGACGGTGTCGAAGCGAAAGCCGTTCAGCCGGGCCACTTCCAGAGTGTGCAGGTGAATGAGGGGATCCTTGTGGCCGGTGAAGCCGATGTAGCGCAGCTTCCCTGCACGGCGGGCTTCGAGCAGCGCCGCATGGGCCCCTTCCTTGTCGAAGATCCGGTGCGGGTCCTCGAAGCGCAGGACCTCGTGATGCTGCACCAGGTCGATGCAGTCGGTCTTGAGCCGGTGCAGCGACTCCTCCAGCTGCCGTGCCGCCTCCTTCTTGGAGCGGCCGTCGATCTTGGTCATGAGGAAGACCTTCTTGCGGTAGCCGCCTGCGAGGGCCCTCCCCATGCGGCGCTCGCTGGCGCCGTTGTTGTAGTCCCAGGAGTTGTCCATGAAGTTGATGCCGCGATCGATTGCGGTGCGGATGATGCGCAGGCTGAGGTTCTCGCTGACCTGCTTTCCTCCGATGTGCCAGCCGCCCAGGCCGATGGCGGATACCCGCTCCCCGGTCTTGCCCAGGATGCGGTATTGCATTTCGGAATGGGGCGTCTTCTTCGGCATCTTCTCTTCCTTCATGAGATCAGCGCGCCGCATCCGCCTCGCGGCGGGTTGCGTCGATTCTAAACCGGGGATCGCGTGCAGGCACCCTCGGGGTCGGCGCTCGGTGGCATCTCAATTGGTCTCGTAGTACCAGACGCCCTTGCCCGCCTCTTCGACGACGGAATACTTCGCGCCATCCCACCGGATTCCCCCCAGACGGGGAGCGGGAGCTCCGGCATGGAGGAACAGCAGGCCGCTCTCGTTGTCGCCCACGCCGACCCCGACCGCCCGTGTGTCGGATTTGTCCCGGATCAGTGCCGACAGCCCAGCTCCGTACATCCGCTCGGTCAGATCGCTCACCGCCTTGTCGGGCACGTGGATGCTCGCCAGGTATTCTTCGAGGCTTTTCCAATCCTTCCAGCTTCCGGAAGGGACCAGACCGAAGCGGGCGCTCGGAATCGCTTCGCGGGCCTGGCCGCCCATGACGAACAGGTCGTTGACCCGCAGCTCTCCCCGCGGGAGCCAGATCGACAGGAGCCGCAATCCCGGCGCTTTCTCGAAGGCGGAGATGGCGGCGCGCAGCTCCGGGAGCTGCTTGACGAGGTGCTCCCGGCGGTTCCTGGAGCAGTCCGGGCCGCAGTGGAACATCGCGGTGACCTTTTCCAGGGGGATTCCGCAGGCAGCGGCCGCGAGCCCCAGATGGAAACCGCGGATCTTCTCGGTGTCCTCCGCGCTGGCCTTCCGTGCTTCCACGCCGAGCGGTCCGTAGGGAAAGGAGCGGTAGGGCCAGATGGACGAATTCCCGCGCACCATGGCGCAGGCAGCGGTGATGTCGGGGATCAGCTTCTTGAGCTCCTCGCCCCCCGGCACGTCGGGCGGATCGGCACTTTGGGCCGCAGCGGACGAAACAAGAAGGACGATTCCGGCCAGGGCCGGGGCGCAGCGGCGCAGGCGGTGAAGGATCGAGGCGGTGCGTGATCGGCTCAATCGTCTGCCTTACGTTGGCACGGCGACCATCGCCTGGGCGCGCTCGCGGACGTCGGCCGGGAAGGCGCGGGCCTTGCGCGTCACGGCATCCAGGTGCACGGCGACCAGGACCGTCTTCGCGGCGAGCTCTCCGGTGTCGTCACGAATCATCTCATGCGCGAAGCGAATCGCCTTGTCCTTGATCTC from Candidatus Polarisedimenticolia bacterium harbors:
- a CDS encoding aldo/keto reductase; protein product: MPKKTPHSEMQYRILGKTGERVSAIGLGGWHIGGKQVSENLSLRIIRTAIDRGINFMDNSWDYNNGASERRMGRALAGGYRKKVFLMTKIDGRSKKEAARQLEESLHRLKTDCIDLVQHHEVLRFEDPHRIFDKEGAHAALLEARRAGKLRYIGFTGHKDPLIHLHTLEVARLNGFRFDTVQMPLNVMDAHYRSFEKLVLPKLVRQKIGVLGMKSMGNGVILKAKVATPIECLHYALNLPTSVVITGVDSLEILDQAFEAMHTFRKMGPAKVKSLLSRTARAASRGEFEMFKTTSIFDATADNPDWLGEEPKRVQQVMPE